The DNA sequence TAAAAGTTATGAACTTCATGTTGACTCTGATTCCAACTTTATCTATTTTGCAGGAATTCATGAAGTAAGTATCGAAAAGCCATACTCTTTCCGGTGTTAATACCCGATGTGTTTGTTACAGTATCTGTTCTGGAAACGAACTAGTTCAGTATAGTTTTTATTCTATCTAACGATGATTGAATCTGGGAATGTATATTGCAGGAGATGTTGAAGGATGTAGTGAGAACAAAGACTTATCAGAATGTAATTTACCAAAACAAGTTTCTCATCAAGGACAAAATTGTTCTTGATGTTGGAGCTGGGACAGGAATCTTGTCTCTCTTCTGTGCCAAGGCTGGAGCTAAACATGTCTATGCTGTATGTCTtcattacttttctttttttcattagtttaaaaCTTGTTTCAATAAGAATTAATTTGATTGAGGGTGTTTGATTTCTTGATAGGTTGAGTGTTCTCAAATGGCTGACATGGCAAAGGAGATTGTTAAAGCCAATGGCTTTTCTGAtggtaatttttcttttaaatcttgAGTTGTTTATGAATGAGAAACATCTGCTTTGTAGCCGCATCTTGACGATTGTTGTTTTATCATTGCAGTGATAACTGTTTTGAAAGGGAAGATTGAGGAGATAGAGCTTCCCACTCCTAAAGTGGATGTGATTATATCTGAATGGATGGGTTACTTTTtgttgtttgaaaatatgttgGACAGTGTCCTCTACGCTCGTAATAAATGGCTTGTAAGTTGCAGCTCAACTTTGTTTGTTATAATAAACCGATGAGCATATGGTTTCATGTTGTTGATATATAAACTTCTTGCTCCTTTGGTAACGTTGGTAGGTTGATGGCGGGATTGTGCTGCCAGACAAGGCCTCTCTGTTTCTTACAGCAATTGAGGATTCAGAGTATAAAGAAGACAAAATTGAATGTGAGCTGATTGATTCCACTCCTCTTCTTTTTGCTACATTGATCTCAATGTCTTTAAATCTTTTTATGTGTTTTCTACTGCAGTTTGGAACAGTGTGTATGGTTTTGACATGTCATGCATCAAGAAAAAAGCTATGATGGAACCACTTGTTGACATAGTCGACCAAAACCAGATTGTCACCGATAGTAAGCTACTTAAGGTAAGATACCACACATTGACAGTGGTTAGTAGGATCTCTTCTCTTTTACTTTTGTGGCTAATGCtcattacattttatttttggggGTTTCGTAACAGACAATGGATATCTCGAAGATGTCTTCTGGTGATGCTTCCTTCACAGCTCCCTTTAAACTTGTTGCACAACGCAATGACTACATCCACGCCCTTGTAGCCTACTTTGATGTATCATTCACCATGTGCCACAAGCTCCTTGGTTTCTCAACAGGTTGAGATCTCTTTCTCCAGTTTCTTCTTTATGCTACTGAATCAAACATAGGCATAGATTGTTTCATTATGGTCTGAAACTTAATACTAAACAATCACTGGTTTTTGAAATGCAGGACCGAGATCCCGGGCTACGCACTGGAAACAAACAGTCATGTACCTTGAAGATGTGTTAACCATATGCGAGGGTGAGACGATCACTGGAAGCATGTCTGTGTCGTATAACAAGAAGAATCCTAGAGACGTTGACATAAAGCTAAGCTATTCTTTGAATGGCCAGCACTCCAAAGTCTCAAGGACCCAACACTACAAAATGCGTTGAAGTTCTCTCAGAAGAACTTTAAATTTGCAGCTGAAA is a window from the Raphanus sativus cultivar WK10039 unplaced genomic scaffold, ASM80110v3 Scaffold2671, whole genome shotgun sequence genome containing:
- the LOC130505891 gene encoding protein arginine N-methyltransferase 1.1, which translates into the protein MLKDVVRTKTYQNVIYQNKFLIKDKIVLDVGAGTGILSLFCAKAGAKHVYAVECSQMADMAKEIVKANGFSDVITVLKGKIEEIELPTPKVDVIISEWMGYFLLFENMLDSVLYARNKWLVDGGIVLPDKASLFLTAIEDSEYKEDKIEFWNSVYGFDMSCIKKKAMMEPLVDIVDQNQIVTDSKLLKTMDISKMSSGDASFTAPFKLVAQRNDYIHALVAYFDVSFTMCHKLLGFSTGPRSRATHWKQTVMYLEDVLTICEGETITGSMSVSYNKKNPRDVDIKLSYSLNGQHSKVSRTQHYKMR